A stretch of DNA from Limnohabitans sp. MORI2:
CCAAACAACATGCTGATTTGGTTCAGCATGTATTCACGGTCGTAGCTATAACGGTCTTTTTCAGGCAGGCTCATGGTCACGCCCAAAGCGCGACCACGCGGAATGATGGTCACTTTGTGTACGGGGTCACACTTGGGCAAGAGCTTGCCAATCAAGGCGTGACCGGCTTCGTGGTAGGCCGTGTTCTTACGCTCTTCTTCGGGCATCACCATGCTCTTGCGCTCGGGGCCCATCAAGATTTTGTCTTTGGCTTTTTCGAAGTCTTGCATCTCGACCACGCGCGCGTTGCGGCGCGCAGCCATCAAGGCAGCTTCGTTACACAGGTTGGCCAAATCAGCACCGCTCATGCCTGGTGTGCCACGTGCAATCACGCTGGCGTTCACGTCTTGGCCAATTGGCACTTTGCGCATATGCACATTCAAAATTTGCTCACGACCCCGGATATCAGGCAAGGTCACATACACCTGGCGGTCAAAGCGGCCGGGGCGCAGCAAAGCGGCATCCAAGATGTCAGGACGGTTGGTGGCAGCCACCACGATGACGCCGAGGTTGGTTTCAAAACCATCCATCTCGACCAACATTTGGTTCAAGGTTTGTTCGCGCTCATCGTTGCCACCGCCCACACCGGCACCACGTTGGCGACCCACAGCATCAATCTCGTCAATGAAGATGATGCAAGGTGCATTCTTTTTCGCGTTCTCGAACATGTCGCGCACACGTGCCGCGCCCACGCCTACAAACATCTCAACGAAGTCTGAACCCGAGATGCTGAAGAACGGCACTTTGGCTTCGCCAGCAATGCCTTTGGCCAACAATGTCTTACCAGTACCGGGAGGGCCAACCAACAACAAACCACGTGGAATCCGACCACCCAATTTTTGGAAGCGTTGTGGGTCTTTCAAGAAGTCCACGACTTCTTTGACTTCTTCTTTGGCTTCGTCGCAACCTGCCACGTCAGCAAACGTGACTTGGTTGTTGTTTTCGTCGAGCATGCGCGCTTTGCTTTTGCCAAAGCTGAACGCCCCGCCCTTGCCGCCGCCTTGCATCTGACGCATGAAGTACACCCATACACCAATGAGCAACAGCATGGGGCCCCAGCTGACCAGCAGGGTCATCAGGAGCGAGCCTTCTTCGCGGGGCTTGACGTCAAACTTCACGCCATTGGCGATCAAGTCGCCCACCAAACCACGGTCGAGATAAGTGGCCGTCGTACGAATCTTGCGGTCGTCGTTGGTGACAGCGCTAATTTCTGTACCGCCCTGACCTTCTTGAATGGTGGCGGTTTTGATGCGCTTGGCGCGAACTTCTTCAAGGAAGTCCGAATAGCCAAGGTAGCCAGAGCCTGCGCCTGGGCGTGTTTCAAACTGTTTGAACACAGTGAACATCACCAAAGCGATGACCAACCAAACAGCGACTTTTGAGAACCATTGATTATTCAATGTGGGCTCCGAAATAAGAAAAGTACGAGATGTACTGAGATGGGCCTGATTTTAGGCGTTTCAAGCACTGGGGGCTGCTTTATTCATCGCAAGCAGCCTTAGAAAAATCAAGGATTTGCGCAAACGCGACTTTTCACGCCCATACCAACCAAAAAGGTTTCACTTGACTTATCACGGCTGGCCTTTGGTTTGATCGGTTTGACCACGCGAAACGTGCTTTTGAACAAGTTCACCAAATCGCTGTAACCGCTGCCGTGAAAGAGTTTGACCACCAATGCACCATCGTCCTTGAGGTGCTTTTGCGCAAAGTCCACCGCCAGCTCAATCAAATGGGCAATGCGAGTGGCATCGGTCGACTCAATCCCCGTCAGATTGGGAGCCATGTCAGACACCACCACATCCACAATTCGGCCTTGCAAGGCGGCTTCTAGCTGTGCCAAGACCTCTTCCTCACGGAAATCACCCTGGATATAGGTCACATCTTCAATCGGCTCCATGGGCAAGATATCTAAGCCGATGATGGTGCCATTGAGTTCACCAACTGCCGCCCCACTGGGAGACATACGACGGCGCAAATATTGACACCATGCCCCAGGTGTGCACCCCAAATCAACCACGGTGTAGCCGGGCTTGATGAGGTGAAGCTGTTCGTCGATTTCCTTGAGCTTGTAAGCCGCACGCGCACGGTAGCCGTCTTTTTGAGCCAGCTTGACGTAGGTATCGTTCACATGGTCGTTCAACCATGTTTTGTTGACCTTTTTGCTTTTAGTTTTAGCTTTCAATTCATACCTCTGAGCGAGCGGGGATAATACCCCCATGCCCGCAATACAACTCACACCTGCTCAACGCAAAATTCACCGCGCCGAAGCGCACCATTTAGACCCTGTTGTCATGATTGGCAACGATGGCTTAACACCTGCCGTGATCAAAGAAGCCGAGATGGCGCTCAACGCGCACGGCCTCATCAAAATCCGCGTGTTGGGCGACGACCGCCAAGCGCGCGAAGCCATGTTTGTCGCTTTGGCTGACCAACTCAACGCGGCCCCCATACAACACATCGGCAAACTGTTTGTGTTGTGGCGCCCTCGCGCTGAAAAAGAACGCACCGTTGACGAAGACCGCATGGCCGGCCCTCGCGATGTGAAAGTGCTCAAGTACAGCAGCCGAGGCGGCCAACGCCCCGAAGTAAAAACTCTGCGCGTGCTGGGCAACCAACGCCTGACATCTGGCGGTCAAGTCAAACGCGCCAAACCCAAAAAGATTTCGGTCAAAAAGCGCAGCTTGGGTTAATGGCTAGATTCTGAGCTTGCTGCAACGGCAAGCTCTTTTTTGTCGGGGTACAAGGCCCAGAGCACCTTTGCAGCACACACCCACTGCAACGCATAAAAAGCCGTACCTAAGTTGTGCCACAGCATCAGATTGTCACGCGCCACGATGTGGGGCTTCACAGCCACCTCAATCAACAGGGCACACAGCATGCCACCAATCACCCAAGGTGATGGCGTATGTGAGTCGTCTTGATTTAAGCGCTTAGCAGCTAGCAAAAGCAACAGACCACACACCAGTGACAACCAAGATTGCGCAGTGAAAAGCTTTGCAGCCATTTGTCCAGCGATGGCTGGTGTCTCCAAATGCATAAACAGCATGGGCACCACCATGAAGCCCACCGCACACAGGCTACCCCACCACAGCGCCGCCAAGAAAATCTGTAGCCGCGCCATGTGAGGGGTTAGAGGTAAGAGACCTTGACCACTTCGTAGTGCTTCACACCGCCTGGTGCTTGCACTTCGGCCACATCACCCTCTTCCTTGCCAATCAAGGCGCGGGCGATGGGGCTGCTGATGTTGATGAGACCGAGTTTCAAATCGGCTTCGTCTTCACCCACGATTTGGTAAGTCACCTTGTCGCCGGTGTCTTCG
This window harbors:
- a CDS encoding YhbY family RNA-binding protein, yielding MPAIQLTPAQRKIHRAEAHHLDPVVMIGNDGLTPAVIKEAEMALNAHGLIKIRVLGDDRQAREAMFVALADQLNAAPIQHIGKLFVLWRPRAEKERTVDEDRMAGPRDVKVLKYSSRGGQRPEVKTLRVLGNQRLTSGGQVKRAKPKKISVKKRSLG
- a CDS encoding DUF4149 domain-containing protein gives rise to the protein MARLQIFLAALWWGSLCAVGFMVVPMLFMHLETPAIAGQMAAKLFTAQSWLSLVCGLLLLLAAKRLNQDDSHTPSPWVIGGMLCALLIEVAVKPHIVARDNLMLWHNLGTAFYALQWVCAAKVLWALYPDKKELAVAASSESSH
- a CDS encoding RlmE family RNA methyltransferase, yielding MKAKTKSKKVNKTWLNDHVNDTYVKLAQKDGYRARAAYKLKEIDEQLHLIKPGYTVVDLGCTPGAWCQYLRRRMSPSGAAVGELNGTIIGLDILPMEPIEDVTYIQGDFREEEVLAQLEAALQGRIVDVVVSDMAPNLTGIESTDATRIAHLIELAVDFAQKHLKDDGALVVKLFHGSGYSDLVNLFKSTFRVVKPIKPKASRDKSSETFLVGMGVKSRVCANP
- the ftsH gene encoding ATP-dependent zinc metalloprotease FtsH — protein: MNNQWFSKVAVWLVIALVMFTVFKQFETRPGAGSGYLGYSDFLEEVRAKRIKTATIQEGQGGTEISAVTNDDRKIRTTATYLDRGLVGDLIANGVKFDVKPREEGSLLMTLLVSWGPMLLLIGVWVYFMRQMQGGGKGGAFSFGKSKARMLDENNNQVTFADVAGCDEAKEEVKEVVDFLKDPQRFQKLGGRIPRGLLLVGPPGTGKTLLAKGIAGEAKVPFFSISGSDFVEMFVGVGAARVRDMFENAKKNAPCIIFIDEIDAVGRQRGAGVGGGNDEREQTLNQMLVEMDGFETNLGVIVVAATNRPDILDAALLRPGRFDRQVYVTLPDIRGREQILNVHMRKVPIGQDVNASVIARGTPGMSGADLANLCNEAALMAARRNARVVEMQDFEKAKDKILMGPERKSMVMPEEERKNTAYHEAGHALIGKLLPKCDPVHKVTIIPRGRALGVTMSLPEKDRYSYDREYMLNQISMLFGGRIAEEVFMNQMTTGASNDFERATSIARDMVTRYGMTEALGPMVYAENEGEVFLGRSVTKTTSMSEATMQKVDVEVRRIIDEQYNLARRLIEFNSDKMHTMAKALLEWETIDKEQIDDIMEGREPRPPKDWTPRTPSGGDGSGGSPAVQADPSPSAA